From the genome of Helicoverpa zea isolate HzStark_Cry1AcR chromosome 1, ilHelZeax1.1, whole genome shotgun sequence, one region includes:
- the LOC124646006 gene encoding uncharacterized protein LOC124646006, with product MTHYYLSTSAGLESYFSDTVESNLCQETPKEKHCLIEYSVRDRWPHQVRYVYNWYTKSCFEIRWSDNCHAVPSPATTNNFLTYQECLDQCGGWA from the exons ATGACTCACTACTATTTATCAACATCTGCTGGCTTAGAATCG TATTTCTCCGATACAGTGGAATCCAATTTGTGTCAAGAAACGCCGAAGGAGAAGCACTGTCTAATAGAGTACAGCGTGCGAGATCGATGGCCGCACCAAGTCAG ATACGTATACAACTGGTACACAAAATCCTGCTTCGAGATCCGCTGGTCTGACAACTGCCACGCCGTGCCCTCTCCAGCGACCACCAACAACTTCCTGACTTACCAGGAGTGTCTGGACCAGTGTGGGGGTTGGGCGTGA